One region of Termitidicoccus mucosus genomic DNA includes:
- a CDS encoding DUF2877 domain-containing protein, which yields MSRLAATSVAQAGAGRVHSVFHHCFNITRPDGAWLTVAFMPFPRTPDAIIVETCADGVDAADFYFFPDLEPSLAAEIAPERIAVPDAGIEIALDGAALFDTRRHPFPRAGRGPARATRNLDTARALIRRDGRSCDAPEFRRRAEPALAALAAAIIAGDDTATRAHCEALLGLGIGLTPSGDDILGGIAAGLFLSDEAGEQNRFLPMLLDLLRDDRRTTDVSARSLKLCADGEINDGVFEAARAILFDDEAETKRAVSSLLAIGHTSGTETARGLCLGLRLAEEIFCRRHVGGGN from the coding sequence ATGTCGCGGCTCGCCGCGACATCGGTCGCGCAGGCGGGCGCCGGGCGCGTGCACAGCGTGTTTCACCATTGCTTCAATATCACCCGGCCCGATGGCGCCTGGCTCACCGTGGCGTTCATGCCGTTCCCGCGCACGCCGGACGCCATCATCGTGGAGACATGTGCGGACGGGGTTGACGCGGCTGATTTTTATTTCTTTCCCGACTTGGAGCCGAGCCTGGCGGCGGAAATCGCGCCGGAAAGAATCGCGGTTCCGGACGCCGGCATCGAAATCGCGCTCGATGGCGCGGCGCTGTTCGACACGCGCCGGCATCCTTTCCCGCGCGCCGGTCGCGGTCCCGCGCGCGCAACGCGCAACCTCGACACGGCCCGCGCGCTCATCCGGCGCGACGGACGTTCCTGCGACGCGCCGGAGTTCCGCCGCCGCGCGGAGCCGGCGCTCGCCGCGCTTGCCGCCGCCATCATCGCGGGTGACGACACCGCGACGCGCGCGCACTGCGAGGCGCTGCTCGGGCTCGGCATCGGGCTGACGCCTTCGGGCGATGACATTCTCGGTGGCATCGCAGCGGGTTTGTTCCTGAGCGACGAAGCAGGGGAACAGAACAGGTTTCTGCCGATGTTGCTGGACTTGTTGCGGGATGACAGGCGAACGACCGATGTGAGCGCGCGCTCCCTGAAACTGTGCGCAGATGGCGAGATCAACGACGGCGTTTTCGAGGCGGCCCGCGCCATCCTGTTCGATGACGAGGCTGAGACAAAGCGTGCGGTCTCGTCCCTGCTCGCGATCGGCCACACGTCCGGCACCGAGACGGCGCGGGGCCTGTGTCTCGGCCTGCGGCTCGCGGAGGAAATTTTTTGCCGGCGCCACGTCGGCGGAGGAAATTGA
- a CDS encoding FAD-binding protein, with translation MTPLQEIQTDVLVIGAGIAGLRAGLAARRAGASVLIVAKGVAASPGVIGFNAPVGSGDSVHAFFDDTYKGGLEIADPALVRLLVENATAAAGGMEALGLRLDRMPDRTWHLQKALGCSHARLLHQGNRTARVGMDALARVLAKGGVVTRHGVFVSELLTTRTGAVAGALAADLRARKLLLIRAGAVVLACGGGGGIYAGGTYPKSLTGDGYALAWRAGAELTDMEFVQFEPCHCIFPKRIGLSTTLFAHGGQLRNALNERFVLKEYPEGEGSAPKDALARLVALEIKAGRGTPHGGVWCDLTDIPEKFIKEEHSAYYSLFLKHGIDLTKQPLEAGPAPHTFLGGVAINARCESTVPGLFAAGEVTGGVHGANRIGGNAGTDIFVFGAMAGASAAAYARSRRARTLPGAARRAENLAAPLSPVGRWGRWSMFARSIRELMTAKAGVIREETELREAAAELRAIDAEVAALGACSLDDFAGQTEIRNMALTGLCVAEAALRRRESRGVHYRDDFPERDDARWRKSIYLRQAGGRLRAAVRTRRKGAGA, from the coding sequence ATGACACCGCTGCAAGAAATCCAAACCGACGTGCTGGTGATCGGGGCCGGCATCGCCGGCCTGCGGGCCGGCTTGGCCGCGCGGCGCGCCGGCGCGTCGGTGTTGATCGTCGCCAAGGGCGTCGCGGCGTCGCCGGGTGTCATCGGTTTCAACGCTCCCGTCGGCTCCGGCGACTCGGTGCATGCGTTCTTCGACGACACTTACAAAGGGGGCCTCGAAATCGCGGACCCGGCGCTGGTGCGGCTGCTCGTGGAAAACGCGACGGCGGCGGCGGGCGGGATGGAGGCGCTGGGCCTCCGGCTCGACCGCATGCCGGATCGGACGTGGCATTTGCAAAAAGCCCTTGGTTGTTCGCACGCGCGGCTGCTGCACCAGGGAAACCGCACCGCGCGCGTCGGCATGGACGCGCTGGCCCGGGTGCTGGCGAAAGGAGGAGTGGTTACCCGGCACGGAGTGTTTGTGTCGGAGCTGCTGACCACGCGGACCGGCGCTGTGGCCGGCGCACTGGCGGCGGACTTGCGCGCGCGGAAACTGCTGCTCATCCGCGCCGGCGCGGTGGTGCTCGCCTGCGGCGGAGGTGGCGGCATCTATGCGGGCGGCACCTACCCGAAAAGCCTGACGGGAGACGGCTATGCGCTGGCGTGGCGCGCGGGCGCGGAACTGACGGACATGGAGTTTGTGCAGTTCGAGCCGTGCCATTGCATTTTTCCGAAACGCATCGGTCTGAGCACAACCCTGTTCGCGCACGGCGGGCAGTTGCGGAATGCGCTGAACGAGCGGTTCGTGCTGAAAGAATATCCGGAGGGCGAAGGCTCCGCGCCGAAGGATGCGCTCGCCCGTCTGGTCGCGCTGGAAATCAAGGCGGGGCGCGGCACACCGCACGGCGGCGTCTGGTGCGATCTCACCGACATTCCCGAAAAATTCATCAAGGAGGAGCACTCCGCCTATTACAGCCTGTTCTTGAAACACGGGATTGACCTGACGAAACAACCGCTGGAGGCCGGCCCGGCGCCGCATACGTTTCTCGGCGGCGTGGCGATCAACGCCCGCTGCGAAAGCACAGTGCCGGGGCTGTTCGCGGCGGGGGAAGTGACGGGCGGCGTCCACGGTGCGAACCGCATCGGAGGCAACGCGGGCACGGACATCTTCGTGTTCGGCGCGATGGCCGGCGCCAGCGCCGCCGCGTACGCCAGGAGCCGCCGCGCGCGCACGCTGCCCGGCGCGGCGCGGCGCGCGGAAAACTTGGCCGCGCCCCTTTCGCCCGTCGGCCGATGGGGCCGGTGGAGCATGTTTGCGAGATCCATCCGCGAGTTGATGACGGCCAAGGCCGGCGTCATCCGCGAGGAGACCGAGCTGCGCGAGGCGGCGGCGGAGTTGCGGGCCATTGACGCCGAGGTCGCGGCCCTCGGTGCGTGCTCGCTGGACGATTTCGCCGGACAAACCGAAATCAGGAATATGGCGCTGACGGGCCTTTGCGTGGCGGAGGCAGCGCTGCGCCGGAGGGAAAGCCGCGGCGTGCATTACCGCGATGATTTTCCGGAGCGCGACGACGCGCGCTGGCGGAAGAGCATTTATCTCCGGCAGGCTGGCGGCCGGCTGCGCGCCGCAGTGCGGACGCGAAGGAAAGGAGCGGGAGCATGA
- a CDS encoding IPT/TIG domain-containing protein — translation MNTTRTSRISALLSLFAAVFAQAAPVATDNFDSYTAGATLVGGTAGAGWSAAWTGQGAYANIVSGTAGAITYTLDNGEVRGGGNALKITAPSDAENIGVLERAVPEITDGGDVFVSLVFKIKSGSAAGGVDQFDGVTFTTNNNVYYYAGDGAKSPTADAAGYAGYQGKAGARLAGGWQAVNKSLVIGQTYFLVIRYSGWNVGANQKNTYDIISTWLNPTTNDEGIPSTTTNGGTSDNTVAITRVGDSVGYGSTKFSSLYLNTIGLGPEYRFHIIDDIRVGRTWADVVGIPMPVVTAITPSSAMAGDPVILTGKSLGDVSVTIGGIAAVITSQSATSLTVTVPASLGLGGQQVVVTGPGGSVTKTLTIIRPPILDSATPGSGIGGDTVVLAGRNLEESAVTIGGLPAAITSNTGTELAIVIPAGLANGAQTITVSTNAGVATIAFTNTAPTPPAPVVSGVDSPTSRAGASVTLSGSDLAGAISVTVGGIAAEITSRANGALTITIPAGLANGEHPVVITTAGGETTTTLTLTDLIATDDFSGYTAGAAIAGVSAGTGWAGAWAANAGVTVTGDPADTVTYTLSNGTVLGGGQALKLALDTPLLGTFPRVLERNLARPVTTGEDVFVSFVCKIKNPATPDGSPVSTTDNVTSVWLAKDAVPDTRYDTHAYVGYTGKVGANIASPSSTTFVSTGLKAGQPCFVVLRYGGWDGSSYKKCRVWLNPANNDETAVSTTLTNERTASTAGYGSEGFLGLCVDTLGINSAGRYQVIDDLRVGYTWAAVTGPRTAFIAADNFDSYVPGAKLAGASGGAGWDGPWSAQSPATVTGNPADAVTYTLDNGTVRGGGNALKITGTGADVATTVAGVLERRFARVPAGDDVYASFVFKIKNPAIPDGSPLSGNTCALWYAADATKDPDRDIAAFAGYGGKAGGKLSAGWQTVTTPLVAGQTYFLVIRYSGWNSGVQAYDTCRVWLNPATNDEAATDPAITTERAGNSAGYGNTDIRGLYVSTLGLVAGGAYHIVDDIRVGSTWESVVGEPVPAYAPGTPPTLDALPSADIAPGSSVTLTGSNFAGLVRVMIGGVEAEITAASDSAITVTVPVDAVCGSVAVFTAAGSCIPAETLSLATPPVFASVPPASQVAVEGRPVNLAAPAWASGNISYTWQCRPSATATWESVPGDICTGADSAILSLTVPADKNSWQFRCVASTRAGSVESPPATLVVVGNLLAAPAGLAAGSGSSARFVYVTDRAAHTVSVLAPDGGLAPLAGVSGTSGDNDGPGSTARFDQPRGLALSPAGTLLVADSGNGLLRSVALDASAVQTLGATGSDAWLASPSAVVADAAGTAYIADTGNHLIKRLDNAGVMEILAGSGVSGTDNGPLLEAKFNTPAALAFSASGTLLYVADAGNHVIRVVDLAAGQVSTFAGRMASRGATDGDALSAASFDSPAGLALDDSGGLLYVADTGNSRIRVITTGTARSVATLAGSAPGFRDGPGADAWFNAPEALALAPDGALYVADTGNGVIRRVASGADALVSTPALKAVAFPPSDGSGPDDNKAGGGGGGAPSAWLLLALAVCAALRGRGHKRNS, via the coding sequence ATGAACACCACCCGCACCTCTCGCATCTCCGCCCTCTTGAGCCTCTTTGCGGCTGTTTTTGCGCAGGCCGCGCCCGTCGCCACTGACAACTTCGACAGTTACACCGCCGGCGCCACGCTCGTCGGCGGCACCGCCGGCGCCGGCTGGTCCGCCGCGTGGACCGGCCAGGGTGCCTACGCGAACATCGTCAGCGGCACCGCCGGCGCCATCACCTACACCCTCGACAACGGCGAGGTGCGCGGCGGCGGCAACGCCCTCAAAATCACCGCCCCGTCCGATGCCGAAAACATCGGTGTCCTCGAGCGCGCCGTGCCTGAAATCACCGACGGGGGCGATGTCTTCGTCAGCCTCGTTTTCAAAATCAAAAGCGGCTCCGCCGCCGGTGGCGTTGACCAGTTCGACGGCGTCACCTTCACGACCAACAACAACGTCTATTACTACGCCGGCGACGGCGCGAAAAGCCCCACCGCCGACGCCGCCGGTTATGCCGGCTATCAAGGCAAGGCCGGTGCCCGCTTGGCGGGCGGCTGGCAGGCCGTCAATAAATCGCTCGTCATCGGCCAGACCTACTTCCTCGTCATCAGATACAGCGGCTGGAACGTGGGCGCCAATCAGAAAAACACCTACGATATCATCTCCACCTGGCTCAACCCCACCACCAACGACGAAGGCATCCCCTCCACCACCACCAACGGCGGCACCAGCGACAACACCGTGGCTATCACCCGCGTGGGCGACTCCGTCGGCTACGGCAGCACCAAGTTCAGCAGCCTCTACCTGAACACGATCGGCCTCGGCCCCGAGTATCGCTTCCACATCATTGACGACATCCGCGTCGGTCGCACTTGGGCCGACGTGGTCGGCATCCCCATGCCCGTCGTGACCGCCATCACGCCATCCAGCGCCATGGCCGGCGACCCCGTCATCCTCACCGGCAAGAGCCTCGGCGACGTTTCCGTCACCATCGGCGGCATCGCCGCCGTAATCACCTCGCAATCCGCCACGTCGCTCACCGTCACCGTGCCCGCCTCGCTCGGCCTCGGCGGACAGCAGGTCGTCGTCACCGGCCCCGGCGGCTCCGTCACAAAAACGCTCACCATCATCCGTCCGCCCATCCTCGACTCTGCCACGCCCGGCAGCGGCATCGGCGGTGACACCGTCGTCCTCGCCGGACGCAACCTTGAGGAGTCCGCCGTCACCATCGGCGGGCTTCCCGCCGCCATCACTTCCAATACCGGCACGGAGCTGGCCATCGTCATCCCCGCGGGTCTGGCCAACGGCGCGCAGACCATCACCGTCTCCACCAACGCCGGGGTGGCCACCATCGCGTTCACCAACACCGCGCCCACACCGCCCGCGCCCGTCGTCAGTGGCGTTGACTCGCCCACCTCCCGCGCCGGCGCGTCGGTCACACTCTCCGGCAGCGACCTTGCCGGCGCCATCTCCGTGACCGTCGGCGGCATCGCGGCCGAGATCACCAGCCGGGCCAACGGCGCGCTGACCATCACCATCCCCGCCGGACTCGCCAACGGCGAGCATCCCGTTGTCATCACCACCGCCGGCGGCGAGACCACGACCACCCTCACGCTCACCGACCTCATCGCGACCGACGACTTCAGCGGCTACACCGCCGGCGCTGCGATCGCCGGCGTCTCCGCCGGCACGGGTTGGGCTGGCGCATGGGCCGCGAACGCCGGTGTCACCGTGACCGGCGACCCCGCCGACACCGTCACCTATACGCTCAGCAACGGCACCGTCCTCGGCGGCGGCCAGGCGCTCAAGCTCGCCCTCGACACCCCGCTCCTCGGCACGTTCCCGCGCGTGCTCGAGCGCAACCTCGCGCGGCCCGTCACCACGGGCGAGGATGTGTTTGTCAGCTTCGTCTGCAAAATCAAAAACCCCGCGACCCCGGACGGCTCGCCTGTCTCCACCACGGACAACGTCACCTCCGTCTGGCTCGCCAAGGACGCCGTCCCCGACACCCGCTACGACACCCACGCCTACGTCGGCTACACCGGCAAGGTCGGCGCCAACATCGCCTCGCCCAGCAGCACTACGTTCGTCTCCACCGGCCTCAAGGCGGGACAGCCTTGTTTTGTCGTGCTCCGCTACGGCGGCTGGGACGGCTCCTCCTATAAAAAATGCCGCGTCTGGCTCAATCCGGCCAACAACGACGAGACCGCGGTCAGCACCACGCTCACCAACGAACGCACCGCCTCCACCGCCGGCTACGGCTCCGAGGGCTTCCTCGGCCTGTGCGTGGACACCCTCGGCATCAACTCCGCCGGACGCTATCAGGTGATTGACGACCTTCGCGTCGGCTACACCTGGGCCGCCGTCACCGGCCCGCGCACCGCGTTCATCGCCGCCGATAATTTCGACTCCTACGTCCCCGGCGCAAAACTCGCCGGCGCCTCCGGCGGCGCGGGCTGGGACGGCCCGTGGTCCGCCCAATCTCCCGCCACCGTCACCGGCAACCCTGCCGACGCTGTCACCTACACCCTCGACAACGGCACCGTCCGCGGCGGCGGCAATGCCCTCAAAATTACCGGCACCGGCGCGGACGTCGCCACCACCGTCGCCGGTGTGCTCGAACGCCGCTTCGCCCGCGTGCCCGCCGGCGACGACGTTTACGCCAGCTTTGTCTTCAAAATCAAAAACCCCGCCATCCCCGACGGTTCTCCCCTCTCCGGCAATACCTGCGCCTTGTGGTATGCCGCCGACGCAACAAAAGACCCCGATCGCGACATCGCCGCCTTCGCCGGCTATGGCGGCAAGGCGGGCGGAAAATTGAGCGCCGGCTGGCAGACTGTCACGACCCCGCTGGTCGCGGGGCAAACCTATTTCCTCGTCATCCGCTACAGCGGCTGGAACTCAGGCGTCCAAGCCTACGACACCTGCCGGGTCTGGCTCAACCCGGCCACCAACGACGAGGCCGCCACCGATCCCGCAATCACCACCGAACGCGCCGGCAACTCCGCCGGCTACGGCAATACCGACATCCGCGGCCTCTACGTGAGCACCCTCGGCCTCGTCGCCGGCGGAGCGTATCACATCGTGGACGACATACGCGTCGGCTCGACTTGGGAATCCGTCGTCGGCGAACCTGTCCCGGCTTACGCTCCCGGCACGCCGCCGACACTCGACGCGCTGCCGTCCGCCGACATCGCGCCCGGCTCGTCCGTCACCCTCACGGGCAGCAATTTCGCCGGGCTTGTCCGCGTGATGATCGGCGGCGTCGAGGCCGAGATAACCGCCGCCTCTGACTCCGCCATCACGGTTACCGTCCCTGTGGATGCGGTCTGCGGCTCCGTCGCCGTGTTCACTGCCGCTGGCTCTTGCATACCCGCGGAAACGCTTTCGCTCGCCACCCCGCCTGTCTTTGCCAGCGTCCCGCCCGCTTCCCAAGTCGCCGTGGAAGGCCGCCCCGTCAACCTCGCCGCCCCCGCATGGGCCTCCGGCAATATTTCCTACACGTGGCAGTGCCGCCCCTCCGCCACCGCCACATGGGAAAGCGTTCCCGGCGACATCTGCACCGGCGCCGACTCCGCCATTCTTTCGCTGACCGTACCCGCCGACAAAAACAGCTGGCAATTCCGCTGTGTCGCCTCCACCCGAGCCGGCTCTGTGGAAAGCCCGCCCGCCACTCTCGTCGTGGTCGGGAACCTCCTCGCCGCCCCCGCCGGCCTCGCCGCGGGCTCCGGCTCCTCCGCCCGCTTCGTTTACGTCACCGACCGCGCCGCCCACACCGTCTCCGTCCTCGCACCCGACGGCGGCCTCGCGCCGCTCGCCGGCGTTTCCGGCACCTCCGGCGACAACGACGGTCCCGGCTCCACCGCCCGTTTCGACCAGCCTCGCGGCCTCGCGCTGTCGCCCGCCGGCACCCTGCTTGTCGCCGACTCCGGCAACGGCCTCCTGCGCTCCGTCGCGCTCGATGCCTCCGCTGTTCAAACCCTCGGTGCCACCGGCTCCGACGCCTGGCTCGCCTCCCCGTCCGCCGTGGTCGCCGACGCCGCCGGCACGGCCTACATCGCCGACACCGGCAACCACCTCATCAAACGCCTCGACAACGCCGGCGTCATGGAAATCCTCGCCGGCTCCGGAGTCTCGGGCACCGACAACGGCCCCCTCCTTGAGGCGAAATTCAACACCCCCGCCGCCCTCGCGTTTTCCGCCTCCGGCACGCTCCTCTACGTCGCCGATGCCGGCAACCACGTCATCCGTGTCGTTGACCTTGCCGCCGGCCAGGTCTCCACCTTCGCCGGCCGGATGGCCTCCCGTGGCGCCACCGACGGCGACGCCCTCTCCGCCGCTTCCTTCGATTCCCCCGCCGGCCTCGCCCTGGACGACTCCGGCGGCCTTCTCTATGTCGCCGACACCGGCAACTCTCGCATCCGCGTCATCACCACCGGCACCGCGCGCTCCGTGGCCACTCTTGCCGGCTCGGCTCCCGGTTTCCGCGACGGCCCCGGCGCGGACGCATGGTTCAACGCACCCGAGGCTCTCGCCCTTGCACCCGACGGCGCCCTCTACGTCGCCGACACCGGCAACGGCGTCATCCGCCGCGTGGCCTCCGGCGCCGACGCGCTCGTTTCCACTCCCGCCCTGAAAGCCGTCGCATTCCCGCCCTCCGACGGAAGCGGTCCGGACGACAATAAAGCCGGCGGTGGCGGCGGTGGCGCCCCATCGGCCTGGCTTCTCCTCGCGCTTGCCGTCTGCGCCGCCCTACGCGGACGCGGCCATAAACGGAACTCCTAA
- the fdrA gene encoding acyl-CoA synthetase FdrA: MLIKCIIRPNEYHDSVFLMGVARHAGQLPGVQRAALAMGTAMNKGLLKDMELFSDAAGDAGPNDLVIAVRVADEEAFAIAKAEIERRLKEKAAVRSSDGGLGGGARTLHTIGAACAAAPGLNLALISLPGEYAAAEAAKALSQGLNVYMFSDDISYADEVMLKKLAREKNLMMMGPGCGLAFLQQTAIGLCSKTHSGPVGLVAASGSGLQETMVQIDRLGLGVSQAIGTGGRDLRDEVGGLATLQALDLLEADPATTVIVLISKPPGAKTAAAVLERVRACKKPVVVDFIGGSPAAVTAAGAHFAATFEEAAKLAARLARGGDVAPLSDDADARALAAREAAGLAPGQRYLRGIFCGGTLAEEAMMVMRPPLPEIHSNTAVMPEFNLKDALVSEKHTVIDIGTEDFTRGRPHAAIDPAPRVERFAAEAADPSVAVILLDFLLGYGCHVDPCGIMAGPIRDAIAAAKKAGRRLAVVASICGTELDPQRASAQREKLVAAGVIVMPGNAQAARFAGMIAASASSK; encoded by the coding sequence ATGCTGATCAAATGCATCATCCGACCAAACGAATATCATGACTCCGTCTTCCTGATGGGCGTGGCCCGCCACGCAGGACAGCTCCCCGGAGTGCAACGCGCCGCCCTCGCCATGGGCACGGCGATGAACAAGGGCCTGCTCAAGGACATGGAGCTGTTCTCCGACGCCGCCGGCGACGCCGGGCCGAACGACCTCGTTATTGCGGTGCGTGTCGCGGACGAGGAGGCGTTTGCCATCGCGAAGGCGGAGATCGAGCGCCGCCTCAAGGAAAAGGCCGCGGTCCGGTCCTCAGACGGCGGGCTCGGCGGTGGAGCGCGCACGCTCCACACGATCGGGGCCGCCTGCGCCGCCGCCCCGGGACTGAACCTCGCCCTCATTTCCCTGCCCGGCGAATACGCCGCGGCGGAGGCCGCCAAGGCGCTCTCGCAGGGACTGAATGTTTACATGTTCAGCGACGATATTTCCTACGCCGACGAGGTCATGCTCAAGAAGCTGGCCCGCGAGAAAAACCTGATGATGATGGGGCCTGGCTGCGGACTGGCGTTTCTCCAGCAGACTGCCATCGGCCTGTGCAGCAAGACGCACTCCGGCCCCGTCGGGCTGGTCGCTGCGTCGGGCAGCGGCTTGCAGGAGACGATGGTGCAGATTGATCGGCTCGGTCTGGGCGTCTCGCAGGCAATCGGCACCGGCGGACGCGACTTGCGCGACGAGGTCGGCGGACTCGCCACCTTGCAGGCGCTCGACCTCCTGGAGGCCGACCCGGCCACCACCGTGATCGTCCTGATTTCCAAACCGCCGGGCGCGAAGACCGCCGCCGCCGTGCTGGAGCGCGTGCGTGCCTGCAAAAAGCCCGTCGTGGTGGATTTCATCGGCGGCTCGCCCGCCGCCGTCACCGCCGCCGGCGCGCATTTCGCGGCCACGTTCGAGGAGGCCGCGAAGCTCGCCGCCCGTCTGGCCCGCGGAGGGGACGTCGCGCCGCTCAGCGACGACGCGGACGCCCGCGCTCTCGCCGCGCGCGAGGCAGCCGGGCTCGCCCCCGGCCAGCGTTACCTGCGCGGCATCTTCTGCGGCGGCACCCTCGCCGAGGAGGCCATGATGGTCATGCGCCCGCCGTTGCCGGAAATCCACTCAAACACGGCCGTCATGCCGGAGTTCAACCTCAAGGACGCGCTCGTCAGCGAAAAGCACACCGTGATTGACATCGGCACCGAGGACTTCACGCGCGGGCGCCCGCACGCCGCCATTGACCCGGCGCCGCGTGTCGAGCGATTTGCAGCCGAGGCCGCCGACCCGTCGGTGGCGGTCATCCTGCTCGACTTCCTCCTCGGCTACGGCTGCCACGTCGATCCGTGCGGCATCATGGCCGGCCCCATCCGCGACGCCATCGCGGCGGCGAAAAAGGCCGGGCGCCGGCTCGCCGTGGTCGCGTCAATCTGCGGCACCGAACTCGACCCGCAGCGCGCCTCCGCGCAACGGGAAAAACTCGTCGCCGCCGGTGTGATCGTCATGCCCGGCAACGCGCAGGCCGCTCGATTCGCGGGCATGATCGCCGCGTCCGCCTCGTCCAAATAA
- a CDS encoding sugar kinase, producing the protein MKPIVTFGEIMGRLCPPGYKRFIQSMPGTLELTFAGAEANVAASLAIFGSPARFVTALPDNVVGDACVQNLRGLGVDISRILRVKNGRLGLYFVEKGANQRPSNVVYDRSHSAIAETPAGKFDWPAIFDGAGWLHISGITPALSRIAFESSLAAARHAKAAGLTVSCDLNFRKKLWQWEPGTPAAALARRCMGEMLPYVDVAIANEEDASDVLGIRAEGSDIEGGHLAINRYPQVAREITRQFPNIKKVAITLRESISATHNNWGAMLYDAVSEAAVFAPTAGGAYRPYEIRAIVDRVGGGDSFAAGLVFALNTPELAAPETAVAFAAAASCLAHSIEGDYNFSTRAEVESLMHGSASGRVVR; encoded by the coding sequence ATGAAACCCATAGTCACTTTCGGAGAAATCATGGGACGCCTCTGCCCGCCGGGCTACAAGCGTTTCATCCAAAGCATGCCCGGCACGCTGGAACTGACCTTTGCCGGCGCCGAGGCCAACGTGGCTGCGTCGCTTGCGATTTTCGGCTCACCGGCCCGTTTCGTCACCGCGCTCCCGGACAACGTCGTCGGCGACGCCTGCGTGCAAAACCTGCGCGGCCTCGGCGTGGATATCAGCCGCATTCTGCGCGTCAAAAACGGACGCCTCGGCTTGTATTTCGTGGAGAAAGGCGCGAACCAGCGGCCCAGCAATGTGGTTTACGACCGCTCTCACAGCGCCATCGCCGAGACGCCCGCCGGCAAATTCGACTGGCCCGCCATATTCGACGGCGCCGGCTGGCTTCATATTTCCGGCATCACGCCCGCGCTTTCACGCATCGCGTTCGAGTCATCGCTCGCCGCCGCGCGCCACGCCAAAGCCGCGGGGCTCACGGTTTCGTGTGATCTCAATTTCCGCAAAAAACTCTGGCAATGGGAACCCGGCACGCCCGCCGCCGCGCTCGCGCGCCGCTGCATGGGCGAGATGCTACCCTATGTCGATGTGGCCATCGCCAACGAAGAGGACGCGTCCGACGTGCTCGGCATTCGCGCCGAGGGCAGCGACATCGAGGGCGGACATCTGGCCATCAATCGCTATCCGCAAGTCGCGCGTGAAATCACACGCCAGTTTCCCAATATCAAAAAAGTCGCCATCACGCTGCGCGAAAGCATCTCCGCCACGCACAATAACTGGGGCGCCATGCTCTACGACGCCGTCTCGGAGGCCGCCGTCTTCGCCCCCACCGCCGGCGGAGCCTACCGGCCCTATGAAATCCGCGCCATCGTGGACCGCGTCGGCGGGGGTGACAGTTTCGCCGCGGGCTTGGTTTTTGCGCTCAACACCCCGGAGCTGGCGGCCCCGGAGACGGCGGTTGCCTTTGCCGCCGCCGCGTCCTGCCTCGCGCATTCCATCGAGGGCGACTACAATTTCAGCACGCGCGCCGAGGTCGAGTCCCTCATGCACGGCAGCGCCTCCGGACGGGTTGTCCGGTAA
- the eda gene encoding bifunctional 4-hydroxy-2-oxoglutarate aldolase/2-dehydro-3-deoxy-phosphogluconate aldolase has product MNPTAMTFPPGLEQGIHAAGVIAVLVIDDPADAVPLAGALAAGGINAIELTLRTPSALESLAAIKKHAPQMLVGAGTVLTPAQIMQARAAGADFAVAPGCNPRVLAAAAEAGLPFAPGIATPSDIEAALEFGCRLLKFFPAEPSGGLAYLKNMAAPYAHLGLRYIPLGGVTAATAAAWLADPLIAALGGSWLAPRVLIQARDWSAVTQRAAEVAAIVRAARNRSA; this is encoded by the coding sequence ATGAACCCAACCGCCATGACATTCCCGCCCGGCCTTGAGCAGGGCATCCACGCCGCCGGCGTCATCGCCGTGCTCGTCATTGACGACCCCGCCGACGCCGTGCCGCTGGCCGGCGCGCTTGCCGCCGGCGGCATCAACGCCATCGAGCTAACCCTGCGCACGCCCTCCGCGCTGGAATCGCTCGCCGCCATCAAAAAGCACGCGCCCCAAATGCTCGTCGGCGCGGGCACCGTGCTCACGCCCGCGCAAATCATGCAAGCCCGCGCCGCCGGGGCCGACTTCGCCGTCGCGCCCGGTTGCAACCCCCGCGTGCTCGCCGCCGCCGCGGAGGCCGGCCTGCCCTTCGCGCCCGGCATCGCCACCCCCAGCGACATCGAGGCCGCGCTGGAGTTCGGCTGCCGCCTGCTCAAGTTCTTTCCCGCCGAGCCATCCGGCGGGCTCGCCTATCTGAAAAACATGGCCGCGCCCTACGCCCACCTCGGCCTGCGCTACATCCCGCTCGGCGGCGTCACCGCTGCCACCGCCGCCGCCTGGCTGGCCGATCCGCTCATCGCCGCCCTCGGCGGTTCATGGCTCGCCCCGCGCGTCCTCATTCAAGCCCGCGACTGGTCCGCGGTCACCCAACGCGCCGCCGAGGTCGCCGCCATCGTCCGCGCCGCCCGCAACCGATCCGCCTGA